A single Parabacteroides timonensis DNA region contains:
- a CDS encoding RagB/SusD family nutrient uptake outer membrane protein — MKKNLLYLFGSALLACSMASCDEWLGNTEPSDFLTDEQVWNDNTMVKGVLANLYNDVYMNGSMDNDVNYSLFDDMMWCGLMNQDVETARNQMVAYPYDSLRYYNYEYIYKINQGIEKLKASTLDENTVKVFDGEFRFIRAYTYFDMNRRMGGVPLVTETMEYTPGMDVTELQIPRSSEAEVYNYVYDECMDIKEALAANNTSVHVAQANKYAALALASRSMLYAGSIAKYNASMTNPISSSLQSGVVGMTGEDPTSYYQKALATAEEIINDGVFRLQSASSADDFYKAVCNKDNNTEVIWSKDYSASKFHSFSFANIAQSMNEDNDNGSDLCPTLGLVETYGLLDGTEAKLADKDANGRYIAYDKVGDIFKGRDYRLQGTCLLPGQSFKGAVLDVQAGVAIYQNDGSYLLVEGSEPNSTYDAADNHPNADGGKFVGKDGPLNRATYTNTGFNLRKFVDETVGSSARGQGSYIWYVYFRMGEVYLNAAEAAMELGQTDKALRYANAVRERAGLGSNSWKAEDLTIDNILKERRREMAMEDHRVWDLKRLRKAHTLWNGVQSTNTMLYALYPYRVIGGPDNGKYIFDRHVANRFKAPRNFRVGNYYSSFSQDALNKNPKLVQNPNYN, encoded by the coding sequence ATGAAAAAGAATTTATTATATCTCTTCGGTTCCGCCCTGTTGGCTTGTTCGATGGCAAGCTGCGACGAATGGCTGGGCAATACGGAACCTTCCGACTTCCTGACCGACGAACAGGTTTGGAATGACAACACAATGGTAAAAGGCGTTCTGGCCAATCTTTATAACGACGTTTATATGAACGGTTCGATGGACAACGATGTGAATTATTCTTTGTTCGACGACATGATGTGGTGCGGCCTGATGAACCAGGACGTGGAAACGGCCCGCAACCAGATGGTGGCCTATCCCTACGACTCCCTGCGTTATTACAATTACGAATATATTTATAAGATCAACCAGGGTATCGAGAAGTTGAAGGCTTCGACTTTGGACGAAAATACGGTAAAGGTCTTCGACGGGGAATTTCGTTTTATCCGTGCCTATACTTATTTCGATATGAACCGCCGTATGGGTGGTGTTCCTCTGGTAACGGAAACGATGGAATATACGCCGGGTATGGATGTTACCGAATTGCAGATCCCGCGTTCTTCGGAAGCTGAGGTCTACAACTATGTCTACGATGAATGTATGGATATTAAGGAAGCGTTGGCAGCCAACAATACCAGTGTACATGTGGCTCAGGCGAACAAGTATGCCGCCCTGGCTTTGGCCAGCCGTTCGATGTTGTACGCCGGTTCCATCGCAAAGTATAATGCATCCATGACGAATCCGATATCTTCTTCTTTACAAAGTGGGGTGGTCGGTATGACAGGGGAGGACCCAACCTCTTATTACCAGAAGGCGTTGGCTACTGCCGAAGAGATCATCAACGACGGAGTATTCCGCCTGCAAAGCGCTTCTTCTGCCGACGATTTTTATAAAGCGGTCTGCAATAAAGACAATAATACGGAAGTGATCTGGAGTAAAGATTATTCGGCCAGCAAATTCCATTCCTTTTCTTTTGCCAATATCGCCCAGTCGATGAATGAGGATAACGATAACGGTTCGGACCTCTGTCCGACGTTGGGACTGGTTGAGACCTACGGGCTCCTCGACGGAACGGAAGCCAAACTGGCCGACAAGGATGCTAACGGAAGATATATTGCTTATGATAAAGTCGGCGATATATTTAAAGGACGCGACTACCGTTTGCAGGGAACTTGCCTGCTGCCGGGTCAGTCTTTCAAAGGGGCTGTTCTGGACGTGCAGGCCGGAGTTGCCATCTATCAGAACGACGGTTCGTATCTCCTGGTTGAAGGTTCGGAGCCTAACAGTACGTATGACGCTGCCGACAACCATCCGAATGCCGACGGAGGTAAATTTGTGGGTAAAGACGGTCCTTTGAACCGTGCCACTTATACGAATACGGGGTTCAACCTGCGTAAGTTTGTAGACGAAACAGTCGGTTCGTCTGCCCGTGGACAGGGGTCGTATATCTGGTATGTTTATTTCCGTATGGGTGAGGTCTATTTGAATGCTGCTGAAGCTGCCATGGAACTGGGACAGACGGATAAGGCTTTGAGATATGCGAATGCCGTTCGCGAACGTGCCGGCCTCGGTAGCAATTCCTGGAAGGCGGAAGACCTGACCATCGACAATATCCTGAAAGAACGCCGGCGTGAAATGGCGATGGAAGATCATCGTGTATGGGATTTGAAGCGTTTGCGTAAGGCACATACCTTATGGAATGGCGTGCAGTCGACGAATACGATGTTGTATGCTTTATATCCTTACCGCGTGATCGGAGGTCCTGATAACGGCAAGTATATTTTCGATCGCCACGTAGCCAACCGTTTCAAGGCCCCGCGTAACTTTCGGGTAGGTAACTATTACTCTTCTTTCTCGCAGGATGCTTTGAACAAAAATCCGAAACTGGTACAAAATCCGAACTACAATTAA
- a CDS encoding DUF6261 family protein, whose translation MSTIKYLDVNRLRQEEDYGFHKLMIIETSKCTDAKVIPVNTAYTSTFAQFDEALKPGGKDPATAGLTNLDALRDQAYSGMSAAVRAMLNHFDPDKAAIAKAVYDIIKKYGNPTALGYLEENGVIENLVQELKAYDNPSDDDDRPVIESAEIVHDRLSAIGIKEWVDHLENLNKQFITAFSDRNAAQAAIQTGASKATRDATDKAYRDFVRRVNALVEVNGEEDYADMISKMNKLIDYQLSTLAARQTRNEKKKKGDDDDRPVIE comes from the coding sequence ATGAGCACAATTAAGTATTTAGACGTTAACCGCCTCCGTCAGGAAGAAGACTACGGTTTTCACAAACTGATGATCATTGAAACAAGCAAATGTACCGACGCCAAAGTAATCCCGGTGAACACGGCCTACACGAGTACCTTCGCCCAATTTGACGAAGCCCTCAAACCCGGCGGTAAAGATCCAGCAACAGCCGGACTGACCAACCTCGACGCCCTGCGTGACCAGGCCTACTCCGGTATGTCTGCTGCCGTCCGCGCCATGTTGAACCATTTCGACCCGGACAAAGCAGCCATCGCAAAGGCCGTGTACGACATCATCAAAAAATACGGTAACCCTACGGCACTAGGGTATCTGGAAGAAAACGGTGTGATCGAAAACCTCGTCCAGGAACTAAAGGCATACGATAATCCGTCGGACGACGACGACCGTCCGGTGATCGAGTCGGCGGAAATCGTTCACGACCGCCTGTCGGCTATCGGTATCAAAGAGTGGGTCGACCATCTGGAGAACCTCAACAAACAATTCATCACCGCTTTCTCCGACCGTAACGCTGCGCAGGCCGCCATACAGACGGGCGCCTCGAAAGCAACGCGGGATGCTACCGACAAGGCATATCGCGACTTCGTACGCCGCGTCAACGCACTGGTCGAAGTGAACGGTGAAGAAGATTATGCAGACATGATCAGCAAAATGAATAAATTGATCGACTATCAACTCTCCACGCTTGCAGCCCGCCAGACGCGGAACGAGAAGAAAAAGAAAGGGGATGACGATGATCGCCCGGTAATTGAATAA
- a CDS encoding DUF3823 domain-containing protein, which yields MKKIALFLFAALAAVFTSCEYDNFDAPNTTLTGRMVYDGQPVNVKNNQVSFRLYEPGWELSASTYLTVQVAQDGTFSASVYTGKTYKLIRVENVGPWTNPTASDTITVENCRSGETVDIPVTPYYLLENAAITCNNKVVSATCNVREITGGKAIEFVGLYAGRNVIVDDTYNFGSGTGSVTTPAQAGNPVSLSLDLSSLSVNSTSGSLPSSGFIYARMGLKIEGIDAMVYTEPFKVGI from the coding sequence ATGAAAAAGATAGCTTTATTCCTATTCGCGGCCCTGGCTGCCGTATTCACCTCCTGCGAATACGACAACTTCGATGCCCCAAACACAACGCTGACCGGACGGATGGTTTACGACGGACAGCCTGTCAACGTAAAGAACAACCAGGTGAGTTTCCGCCTTTACGAACCGGGTTGGGAATTGTCGGCCAGCACTTATCTGACGGTGCAGGTGGCACAGGACGGTACGTTTAGTGCCAGTGTTTACACCGGCAAGACGTATAAGTTGATCCGTGTCGAGAATGTCGGCCCGTGGACGAACCCGACGGCTTCCGACACCATCACGGTGGAGAATTGCCGTAGCGGGGAGACGGTAGATATTCCGGTCACACCTTATTATCTGTTGGAGAATGCCGCTATAACCTGCAATAACAAGGTGGTTTCGGCTACTTGCAACGTACGTGAAATCACCGGGGGCAAGGCGATCGAGTTTGTTGGCCTTTACGCCGGCCGCAATGTGATTGTGGACGATACCTACAATTTCGGATCGGGTACCGGCTCGGTTACTACACCGGCCCAGGCTGGTAATCCGGTTTCACTGAGTCTCGACTTAAGTAGTTTGTCTGTCAACTCTACGTCCGGCTCTTTGCCTTCAAGCGGATTTATCTATGCCCGTATGGGGTTGAAGATAGAGGGGATCGATGCGATGGTTTATACGGAACCGTTTAAGGTTGGGATTTAG
- a CDS encoding SusC/RagA family TonB-linked outer membrane protein — protein sequence MNYQFIKSKQLPKLPVVLLFLLAFSFRLMAQTNVVTGTVTDPTGEPLIGVNVVVKDNPNVGTITDMDGAFSLEVGNGKVLVFSYIGYAPQEVSIAGKKNIQVQLKEDSEALEEVVVVGYGTQKKGSLTGAISSVRSEELTRTTTPTTAGALVGKTPGISARQADGRPGASAAIQIRNMGTPLYVIDGIQCEEGQFNNIDVNDIESITILKDASAAIYGLRAANGVVLVTTKSGKRGEKNQISANAYYGIQNFMRYPEVANASQFYEGRMQADLNTYGSTARTMEELNLWRQGQGEYSSFDWQKFITNKNAPVWYGNVSATGGSERINYHFGVSHLDQKAMINGFNFARTNLQSNIEANITKSLKIGARLSGRIEERHNVGVPGLDDYWQPYYAMFQNWPTQHAYANDNPDYVNATRNNATGAAIFDRDITGYTDDIWKSATANVYAEWQSPIEGLKAKVAYNYWIARNDQEQFEYTYNVYTYDKTNDTYNEIAGNQNPWRRRVKDEKVEQTFQAQMNYDHTFAEKHHVSGVLGVETFEKTRDWLQYNTLPTNNYIPLTNGIADMQSMETKMTTARRAGMVFRAAYDYSSTYFAEFSGRYDGSYLFQKGNRWGFFPAVSAGWRLSEESFMEGVKAATKLSNLKIRASWGQMGDDKLDVDDDGDGYLDDIVSPYSFLNGYTYGSGNAVLNGNAMTGVVYRGIPITTLSWIKSTLINIGVDYGFLNDRLSGTFEVFQRKRTGLPALRYDVLVPTEVGFSLAKENLNSDYHKGLELGITWRDRVRDLNYSIGGNFTLARKMTGESYKPRFGSSWDEYRNSTENRWANTNWGFEVEGRFQSYEQIQNYTVDNDGQGNSTMLPGDLIFKDQNGDGVINDLDQRPIGYGLSQLPYINFGLNTSFEWKGIDLKADFAGAAGQSYHMCWEVAYPFQGDGNSTAYLLTDSWHRADPTDANSEWIAGKFPATRYAGNNVSFNKYSSFWMHNTYYIKLRTLELGYTLPKSISNKFFVDRLRIYANAYNLFSIDNLSQYQLDPEIQSNSALVTPNLRTFSFGFNLNF from the coding sequence ATGAATTATCAATTTATTAAGAGTAAACAGCTACCCAAGTTACCGGTAGTCCTCTTGTTTTTATTGGCCTTTAGCTTCCGGCTTATGGCGCAGACAAATGTGGTAACAGGAACCGTGACCGATCCGACCGGGGAGCCATTGATCGGTGTGAATGTGGTCGTAAAAGACAATCCGAATGTCGGTACGATTACAGATATGGACGGTGCATTCTCTTTGGAAGTAGGGAATGGTAAAGTCCTTGTATTCTCTTATATCGGTTATGCGCCGCAGGAAGTATCCATTGCAGGAAAGAAAAATATCCAGGTACAATTGAAAGAAGATAGCGAAGCGCTGGAAGAGGTGGTCGTTGTCGGTTACGGTACCCAGAAAAAGGGCTCATTGACCGGGGCTATCAGCAGTGTTAGATCGGAAGAACTGACACGTACTACGACTCCTACGACGGCCGGTGCGCTGGTCGGTAAGACGCCGGGTATTTCCGCCCGCCAGGCCGACGGTCGCCCGGGTGCGAGTGCAGCTATCCAGATCCGTAACATGGGTACACCGTTGTATGTGATCGACGGGATACAATGTGAAGAAGGACAGTTCAACAATATCGACGTAAACGATATCGAAAGCATCACGATCCTGAAGGACGCTTCCGCCGCCATCTACGGTTTGCGTGCAGCCAACGGTGTTGTGTTGGTGACAACCAAATCCGGTAAACGGGGTGAAAAGAACCAGATATCAGCTAATGCCTATTACGGTATCCAGAACTTCATGCGTTATCCGGAAGTGGCCAACGCTTCACAGTTTTACGAAGGACGCATGCAGGCCGACCTGAATACCTATGGATCGACTGCCCGCACTATGGAAGAGCTTAACCTGTGGCGTCAGGGACAGGGCGAATACTCCAGCTTCGACTGGCAGAAATTCATCACCAACAAGAACGCTCCGGTGTGGTATGGTAATGTAAGTGCTACCGGTGGTTCCGAAAGGATCAATTACCATTTTGGTGTATCCCACCTCGACCAGAAAGCTATGATTAACGGGTTTAATTTTGCCCGTACCAACCTTCAGAGCAATATCGAAGCGAACATCACTAAATCATTGAAGATAGGAGCCCGCCTGAGCGGCCGTATCGAAGAACGCCATAACGTAGGTGTGCCGGGGCTGGACGATTACTGGCAGCCATATTACGCCATGTTCCAGAACTGGCCGACACAGCATGCTTATGCCAACGATAATCCGGATTACGTAAACGCCACCCGTAATAATGCTACCGGAGCTGCTATTTTCGACAGAGATATTACCGGTTATACGGATGATATCTGGAAATCGGCCACCGCCAACGTTTATGCGGAATGGCAGAGCCCGATTGAAGGCCTGAAGGCAAAAGTGGCCTATAACTACTGGATTGCCCGCAACGACCAAGAACAGTTCGAGTATACCTATAATGTTTACACCTACGATAAAACGAATGACACGTATAACGAAATCGCCGGTAACCAGAATCCCTGGCGTCGCCGTGTGAAAGACGAAAAGGTAGAACAAACTTTCCAGGCTCAGATGAACTACGACCATACCTTCGCTGAAAAACACCATGTATCCGGTGTGTTAGGTGTGGAAACATTCGAAAAGACCAGAGACTGGTTGCAATATAACACTTTGCCGACCAATAATTATATTCCCCTGACAAACGGTATCGCCGATATGCAGTCGATGGAAACCAAGATGACGACCGCCCGCCGTGCCGGTATGGTGTTCCGTGCCGCTTACGACTATTCCAGCACTTACTTTGCAGAGTTCAGCGGACGTTATGACGGTTCTTATCTCTTCCAGAAAGGCAACCGCTGGGGCTTTTTCCCTGCTGTTTCGGCCGGTTGGAGACTGTCGGAAGAATCTTTTATGGAAGGCGTAAAGGCCGCTACCAAACTGTCAAACCTGAAGATACGTGCTTCCTGGGGACAGATGGGTGATGATAAGTTGGATGTAGATGACGACGGCGACGGATACCTCGACGACATCGTCTCTCCCTATTCTTTCCTGAACGGATACACTTACGGATCGGGCAACGCCGTGTTGAACGGGAACGCCATGACCGGTGTCGTTTACCGCGGTATTCCTATTACTACTTTGTCGTGGATCAAATCGACCTTGATTAATATCGGTGTGGATTACGGATTTCTGAATGACCGCCTGAGCGGTACGTTCGAAGTCTTCCAGCGTAAACGTACGGGATTGCCGGCCTTGCGTTATGATGTACTGGTTCCTACCGAAGTCGGTTTCTCACTGGCTAAGGAGAATTTGAATTCGGATTACCATAAAGGATTGGAGCTGGGTATTACCTGGCGCGACAGAGTGCGCGACCTGAATTATTCTATCGGTGGTAACTTCACCTTGGCTCGTAAAATGACGGGTGAATCTTACAAACCACGTTTCGGTTCAAGTTGGGACGAATACCGTAACTCTACCGAAAACCGTTGGGCAAACACCAACTGGGGATTCGAAGTAGAAGGACGTTTCCAGAGCTACGAACAGATACAAAATTATACAGTCGACAACGACGGACAAGGAAACTCGACCATGCTTCCGGGTGACCTGATCTTTAAAGACCAGAACGGTGACGGTGTGATCAACGACCTCGACCAGCGTCCGATCGGCTACGGTTTGTCGCAGTTGCCTTACATCAACTTCGGTTTGAATACCTCTTTCGAATGGAAAGGTATCGACCTCAAAGCCGACTTTGCCGGGGCTGCCGGACAATCTTATCACATGTGCTGGGAAGTCGCTTACCCGTTCCAGGGGGATGGAAACTCGACTGCTTATCTATTGACAGACTCCTGGCACCGTGCTGATCCGACAGATGCGAACAGCGAATGGATCGCCGGAAAATTCCCGGCTACACGCTATGCCGGAAACAATGTAAGTTTCAACAAATACTCCAGTTTCTGGATGCACAATACCTATTACATCAAATTGCGTACGTTGGAGTTGGGTTATACCTTGCCGAAGTCTATCAGCAACAAGTTCTTTGTTGATCGTCTGCGTATCTATGCAAACGCTTACAACCTGTTCAGCATCGACAACCTGAGTCAGTATCAGTTGGACCCCGAAATCCAGTCTAACAGCGCATTGGTTACACCTAACCTGCGTACGTTCTCATTTGGTTTTAATCTTAACTTCTAA